A single region of the Pseudomonas sp. VD-NE ins genome encodes:
- a CDS encoding ArsR/SmtB family transcription factor — MELLEIFKALSNRTRLEILKGLKDPEKHFPPQDEGDVHTVGVCVSSIQEGVGLSQSTVSDYLATLQRAGLVEVRRIGQWTYYKRNEAAISALAEIIGSEL; from the coding sequence ATGGAACTACTCGAAATCTTCAAAGCCCTCTCGAACCGCACACGCCTGGAAATCCTCAAAGGCTTGAAGGATCCCGAGAAACATTTTCCTCCCCAGGATGAAGGTGACGTGCACACCGTGGGCGTTTGCGTCAGCAGTATTCAGGAAGGCGTCGGGCTGTCGCAGTCGACGGTGTCCGATTATCTGGCGACGCTGCAACGCGCCGGCCTGGTCGAAGTCAGGCGCATCGGCCAGTGGACTTACTACAAACGCAACGAAGCAGCGATCAGCGCGCTGGCCGAGATCATCGGCAGCGAGCTGTAA
- a CDS encoding LysE family translocator: MSLIVSMAAFALAASITPGPVNIVALSSGAQFGFRASQRHVAGATLGFVLLLVLMGLGLHEVLKLWPFMTRVVQLAGVAFLLFMAWKLAMDDGQLNAKDSGRAPSMLYGAVMQWLNPKAWLACVAGMGAFVADGEARLVWQFAAVYLVICYLSVGCWAYAGTFLRGYLSNAAGMRWFNRSMAGLLALSAIYLLFT, translated from the coding sequence ATGAGTCTGATTGTTTCCATGGCGGCGTTTGCGCTGGCGGCGTCCATCACGCCGGGGCCGGTGAACATTGTGGCGTTGAGTTCCGGGGCGCAGTTCGGCTTTCGTGCCAGTCAACGGCATGTCGCCGGGGCCACGTTGGGGTTTGTGTTGCTGCTGGTGCTGATGGGGTTGGGTCTGCACGAGGTGCTGAAACTCTGGCCATTCATGACCCGCGTGGTGCAACTGGCCGGTGTGGCGTTTTTGTTGTTCATGGCGTGGAAGCTGGCCATGGATGATGGACAGTTGAACGCCAAGGATTCCGGGCGGGCGCCATCGATGCTGTATGGCGCGGTGATGCAGTGGCTTAACCCGAAAGCCTGGCTGGCGTGTGTCGCGGGCATGGGCGCGTTTGTCGCCGATGGCGAGGCGCGGCTGGTGTGGCAGTTTGCGGCGGTGTATCTGGTGATCTGTTATTTGTCGGTTGGCTGCTGGGCGTATGCGGGGACGTTTTTGCGCGGGTATTTGAGCAATGCGGCGGGGATGCGCTGGTTCAATCGGAGCATGGCGGGACTATTGGCATTGAGTGCAATTTACCTGCTGTTCACTTGA
- a CDS encoding AraC family transcriptional regulator translates to MKNAAAKHPEKAPRFWRDAALPFIEARAIADGREVCYARHSHAHFSIGAITAGRSTYVHEQAQFEVAAGTVVLMNPGDVHACNPIDDQPWSYVMLYVETPWLTDLQHQLGFASDLEFRRFSTTHLDDAALFNELNGLYQTLVDPQQDVLRKQSAAVEFFSDLQLRLNPSGPSLREPNFKLERAADFIREHCTEVLNLDDICAAAQLSPSYLIRAFKQHYGMTPHAFVVNQRIQFARERLRSGELIADVALEAGFADQAHFQRAFKQHLAVTPGQYRG, encoded by the coding sequence ATGAAAAACGCTGCCGCCAAGCATCCTGAAAAAGCCCCGCGTTTCTGGCGCGACGCGGCCCTGCCCTTTATTGAAGCGCGGGCCATCGCCGATGGCCGCGAGGTCTGCTACGCCCGGCATTCCCACGCGCATTTTTCCATCGGCGCGATCACCGCCGGGCGCAGTACTTACGTGCATGAGCAAGCTCAGTTCGAAGTCGCGGCAGGCACGGTGGTGCTGATGAATCCCGGCGATGTGCACGCGTGCAATCCGATTGATGATCAACCGTGGTCGTACGTGATGTTGTACGTCGAGACGCCATGGCTGACGGATTTGCAGCATCAGTTGGGCTTTGCCAGTGATCTTGAGTTTCGCCGTTTTTCCACGACTCACCTCGATGATGCTGCGCTGTTCAACGAACTGAACGGGCTATATCAAACGTTGGTCGACCCGCAACAGGATGTGCTGCGCAAGCAAAGCGCTGCGGTGGAGTTTTTCAGCGATCTGCAACTGCGTTTGAACCCCTCCGGCCCCTCTCTGCGCGAGCCGAATTTCAAACTGGAACGCGCTGCCGACTTCATCCGCGAGCACTGTACCGAGGTGCTGAACCTCGACGACATCTGCGCTGCGGCACAGCTTTCACCGTCCTACCTGATCCGCGCCTTCAAACAGCATTACGGCATGACGCCCCACGCCTTTGTGGTCAACCAGCGCATCCAGTTCGCCCGCGAGCGCTTGCGCAGCGGTGAGTTGATTGCCGATGTCGCGCTGGAAGCCGGGTTTGCCGATCAGGCGCATTTTCAGCGCGCGTTCAAGCAGCATCTGGCGGTGACACCCGGCCAATATCGCGGCTGA
- the ribBA gene encoding bifunctional 3,4-dihydroxy-2-butanone-4-phosphate synthase/GTP cyclohydrolase II produces the protein MAFNSIEEIIEDYRLGKMVLLVDDEDRENEGDLLLAADRCTPEAISFMAREARGLICLTLTDEHCQRLGLEQMVPANGSVFSTAFTVSIEAAIGVTTGISAADRACTVAAAVAPNARAEDLVQPGHIFPLRAKEGGVLTRAGHTEAGCDLARLAGFTPASVIVEVMNDDGTMARRPDLEVFARKHGIKIGTIADLIHYRLSTEHTIERIGERELPTVHGTFRLITFEDRIEGGVHMAMVMGDLRREEPTLVRVHVIDPLRDLVGAEYSGPTNWTLWAALQRVAAEGHGVVVVLANHESSQALLERVPQLTQPPRQFSRSQSRIYSEVGTGAQILQNLGVGKLRHLGPPLKYAGLTGYDLEVVESIPFSE, from the coding sequence ATGGCCTTCAACAGCATCGAAGAAATCATCGAAGATTATCGTCTCGGCAAAATGGTCTTGCTGGTCGATGACGAAGACCGTGAAAACGAAGGCGACCTGCTGCTGGCCGCCGACCGTTGCACGCCGGAGGCGATCAGCTTCATGGCCCGTGAAGCGCGCGGGCTGATCTGCCTGACCCTGACCGACGAACATTGCCAGCGTTTGGGCCTGGAGCAAATGGTCCCGGCCAATGGCAGCGTGTTCAGCACCGCGTTTACCGTGTCGATTGAAGCGGCGATTGGCGTGACCACCGGCATCTCGGCGGCGGATCGCGCCTGCACGGTGGCCGCCGCCGTCGCGCCGAATGCTCGCGCCGAAGACCTGGTGCAGCCGGGCCACATCTTCCCGCTGCGCGCCAAGGAAGGTGGCGTGCTGACGCGCGCCGGTCATACCGAAGCTGGTTGCGATCTGGCGCGTCTCGCCGGTTTCACCCCGGCCTCGGTGATCGTCGAGGTGATGAACGACGACGGCACCATGGCCCGTCGCCCGGATCTGGAAGTGTTTGCGCGCAAGCACGGGATCAAGATCGGCACCATCGCTGACCTGATCCACTATCGCTTGAGCACCGAACACACCATCGAGCGGATTGGCGAACGCGAACTGCCGACGGTACACGGCACCTTCCGCTTGATCACCTTTGAAGATCGCATCGAGGGCGGCGTGCACATGGCGATGGTCATGGGCGATCTGCGCCGCGAAGAGCCGACGCTGGTGCGCGTACACGTAATCGATCCGCTGCGTGATCTGGTCGGCGCCGAGTACAGCGGGCCGACCAACTGGACGCTGTGGGCGGCCCTGCAACGGGTCGCGGCAGAAGGTCATGGCGTTGTCGTGGTGCTGGCCAATCATGAGTCGTCGCAGGCGTTGCTGGAGCGCGTGCCGCAATTGACCCAGCCGCCACGGCAGTTCAGTCGCTCGCAATCGCGGATTTATTCGGAAGTCGGGACTGGGGCGCAGATTCTGCAAAACCTCGGGGTGGGCAAACTGCGGCATCTCGGCCCGCCGCTAAAATACGCCGGCCTGACCGGGTATGACCTGGAAGTGGTCGAAAGCATCCCGTTCAGCGAATGA
- a CDS encoding carboxymuconolactone decarboxylase family protein, with the protein MHKRTFGNSSLEVMALCLSVGAMFSLTTQAAEAPKSMTTPQTTAQALSSKQQTIPLIAAFMATSDMPNLNTTLNQGLDAGLSISETREILVQLYAYVGFPRSLNALNELMTVVQARKQRGIEDAPGREPSRAIPVGDELLAAGTANQTKISGAPVKGPVFEFAPVANQFLQTHLFGDIFERDNLDWQSRELATVGALAATPGVESQLRSHMAASLRVGLSETQLGEVTELLKKHGDEQTAKRANAALKEVLAASKK; encoded by the coding sequence ATGCACAAGCGCACATTCGGCAACAGTTCACTCGAAGTAATGGCGCTCTGCCTGAGCGTTGGCGCGATGTTCAGCCTTACCACCCAAGCAGCCGAGGCACCGAAATCCATGACCACCCCGCAAACCACCGCACAAGCCCTTTCGAGCAAACAACAGACGATTCCACTGATTGCTGCGTTCATGGCGACCAGCGACATGCCCAACCTCAACACAACCCTCAATCAAGGTCTCGATGCTGGCCTGAGCATCAGCGAAACCCGGGAAATTCTCGTGCAGCTCTACGCTTACGTCGGCTTCCCGCGCAGCCTCAATGCCTTGAATGAACTCATGACCGTGGTGCAGGCGCGCAAACAACGCGGTATTGAAGATGCGCCGGGGCGTGAGCCAAGCCGGGCGATTCCAGTCGGTGATGAGCTGCTGGCTGCCGGCACCGCGAATCAAACGAAGATCTCGGGCGCTCCGGTCAAAGGCCCGGTGTTCGAGTTCGCCCCGGTGGCCAATCAGTTTCTGCAAACCCACCTGTTCGGCGATATCTTCGAGCGCGACAACCTCGACTGGCAAAGCCGCGAACTGGCCACCGTCGGGGCGCTGGCAGCGACGCCGGGCGTGGAATCGCAATTGCGCTCGCACATGGCCGCGAGCCTGCGCGTCGGGCTCAGCGAGACACAGTTGGGCGAGGTCACTGAGCTGCTGAAAAAGCACGGTGATGAGCAGACTGCCAAACGTGCAAATGCAGCGCTGAAAGAGGTTCTGGCGGCTTCGAAAAAATGA
- a CDS encoding VOC family protein, which produces MQRFQKLTPCLWFDDQAEAAAKFYCSIFDHSKITGLTHYSKVGQEFHGKPEGAVMTVSFELDGQTFTGLNGGPMFKFSEAISFQVNCQNQEEVDHFWGNLSEGGPVEAQQCGWLKDKFGVSWQIVPVAFMHMMLDADTSKSQRAMQAMFQMKKLDIAELERAFAGQS; this is translated from the coding sequence ATGCAACGCTTTCAAAAACTCACACCCTGCCTGTGGTTCGACGATCAGGCCGAAGCGGCCGCGAAGTTCTACTGTTCGATCTTCGATCACTCGAAAATCACCGGCCTGACCCACTACAGCAAGGTCGGCCAGGAATTTCACGGTAAGCCGGAAGGTGCGGTGATGACCGTCAGCTTCGAACTCGATGGCCAGACCTTCACCGGGCTCAACGGTGGGCCGATGTTCAAGTTCAGTGAGGCGATTTCGTTTCAGGTCAATTGCCAGAATCAGGAAGAAGTCGACCATTTCTGGGGCAACCTGTCCGAGGGTGGCCCCGTCGAAGCCCAGCAATGCGGCTGGCTCAAGGACAAATTCGGCGTGTCGTGGCAGATCGTGCCGGTGGCGTTCATGCACATGATGCTGGATGCCGACACCAGCAAATCGCAGCGCGCGATGCAGGCCATGTTCCAGATGAAAAAACTCGACATTGCCGAACTCGAACGGGCCTTTGCCGGCCAGAGCTAA
- a CDS encoding antibiotic biosynthesis monooxygenase, with product MIYEIALLPVHKAQTAAFRRAFAEVEPLLERAKGYGGHLLAPGIETPEVFNLIVRWQSLEDHTPGFEASEDHRLFMLGLEEYFSDEPKVWHIEGGDFAQPFN from the coding sequence ATGATTTATGAGATCGCTTTACTGCCTGTTCACAAAGCCCAAACCGCAGCGTTTCGGCGTGCGTTTGCCGAGGTCGAGCCTTTGCTGGAGCGGGCAAAGGGTTACGGCGGCCACCTGCTCGCGCCAGGAATCGAAACGCCGGAGGTGTTCAATCTAATCGTGCGCTGGCAATCCCTTGAGGATCACACGCCGGGGTTTGAAGCGAGTGAGGACCATCGGTTGTTCATGCTGGGGCTGGAGGAATATTTTTCGGACGAGCCGAAGGTCTGGCACATTGAGGGGGGCGATTTTGCGCAGCCGTTCAACTAG
- a CDS encoding zinc-dependent alcohol dehydrogenase family protein, with protein MKAMILTSFGGAQSFELCDVPKPVPHAGEVLVRVHATSINPLDYQVRRGDYADLVPLPAITGHDVSGVVEAVGPGVKAFAPGDEVWYTPQIFDGPGSYAEYHVATESIVGKKPPALSHLEAASLSLVGGTAWEALVVRAALRVGESILIHGGAGGVGHVAIQLAKAIGAKVFTTVREGNFEFARQMGADVLIDYEKEDYVDAILRETDGRGVDVVFDTIGGNTLARSPDALAQLGRVVSIVDLAQPQNLIQAWGKNASYHFVFTRQNRGKLDELNTLIANGQLRPHVGAVYALADIGLAHARLETPNNGVQGKIAIAVVPSSELANR; from the coding sequence ATGAAAGCGATGATCCTTACATCATTTGGCGGCGCGCAATCGTTCGAACTGTGCGACGTGCCCAAGCCAGTGCCACACGCGGGAGAAGTGCTGGTACGGGTTCACGCCACCTCCATCAATCCACTGGATTATCAGGTTCGCCGTGGCGACTATGCCGATCTGGTGCCCCTCCCCGCCATCACCGGTCACGACGTCTCTGGCGTTGTCGAAGCGGTCGGGCCCGGGGTGAAGGCGTTCGCACCGGGTGACGAAGTCTGGTACACCCCGCAAATATTCGACGGCCCCGGCAGTTATGCCGAGTATCACGTGGCAACCGAAAGCATTGTCGGCAAGAAGCCGCCCGCGCTGAGTCACCTTGAAGCAGCCAGCCTGAGTCTGGTTGGCGGCACGGCGTGGGAAGCGCTGGTCGTGCGGGCGGCGCTCAGAGTCGGTGAAAGCATTCTGATTCACGGCGGCGCGGGTGGCGTCGGTCATGTCGCAATTCAACTGGCCAAAGCCATCGGCGCGAAGGTGTTCACCACCGTGCGTGAAGGCAATTTCGAGTTCGCCAGGCAGATGGGCGCCGATGTGCTGATCGACTACGAAAAGGAAGATTACGTCGACGCGATCCTGCGGGAAACCGATGGCCGCGGCGTCGACGTCGTCTTCGACACTATCGGCGGCAACACCTTGGCACGCAGCCCCGACGCCCTCGCACAACTGGGCCGCGTGGTGTCGATTGTCGACCTTGCCCAACCACAAAACCTGATTCAGGCCTGGGGCAAGAACGCCAGTTATCACTTCGTTTTCACCCGGCAGAACCGCGGCAAGCTCGACGAGCTGAACACATTGATCGCCAACGGTCAGTTACGGCCACACGTTGGCGCGGTCTATGCGCTGGCCGACATCGGCCTCGCCCATGCCCGGCTGGAGACACCCAACAACGGCGTGCAAGGCAAAATCGCGATTGCTGTCGTGCCGTCGTCCGAACTCGCCAATCGCTGA
- a CDS encoding class I SAM-dependent methyltransferase — translation MPSPESTLLQSWHDNADAWIEVIRSGAIESRQQVTDQAIVLAIMGRQPQRVLDLGCGEGWLLRALADRGIDAVGVDGDARLVEAARLAGATQLHVASYEALVDGKVDLGRDYELICANFSLLHQDIIPLLAAMNALLVPGGALLIQTLHPWAVAAGDYQDGWREESFAGFKGQWQPMPWYFRTLSSWLNALDMAGFQLLGLQEPQHPQSPLPQSLLMIAERR, via the coding sequence ATGCCCTCCCCCGAATCCACCCTTTTGCAGAGCTGGCACGACAACGCTGACGCCTGGATCGAGGTGATCCGCAGCGGTGCCATCGAAAGCCGTCAGCAGGTTACCGATCAGGCGATTGTGCTGGCGATCATGGGCCGTCAGCCGCAGCGCGTGCTTGATCTGGGTTGTGGTGAGGGCTGGTTGTTGCGAGCGCTGGCGGATCGCGGGATTGACGCCGTCGGTGTGGATGGCGATGCGCGGCTGGTTGAAGCGGCGCGTCTGGCGGGGGCGACGCAGCTACATGTCGCGAGCTATGAAGCACTGGTCGATGGCAAGGTCGACCTCGGTCGCGACTATGAGCTGATCTGCGCCAATTTCTCATTGCTGCATCAGGACATTATTCCGCTGCTGGCCGCGATGAATGCGCTGCTGGTGCCCGGTGGTGCTCTGCTCATCCAGACCTTGCATCCGTGGGCTGTCGCGGCGGGTGACTATCAGGATGGCTGGCGCGAAGAATCCTTCGCCGGGTTCAAAGGCCAGTGGCAGCCGATGCCGTGGTATTTCCGCACGTTGTCGAGTTGGCTGAATGCACTCGATATGGCCGGGTTTCAATTGCTTGGCTTGCAAGAACCACAACACCCGCAAAGTCCGCTGCCGCAGTCATTGCTGATGATTGCTGAACGCCGCTGA
- a CDS encoding DUF1330 domain-containing protein, whose amino-acid sequence MKAYWIAHVDIADADHYSQYTQRAPAAFAEFGAKFLARGGRSEAMEGRKTPQRSVVIEFESYEKAVACYHSAAYQEAKSYREEWAKADIIIVEGIAPL is encoded by the coding sequence ATGAAGGCGTACTGGATTGCTCACGTGGATATAGCCGATGCCGATCATTACAGCCAATACACCCAGCGCGCGCCGGCGGCGTTCGCCGAATTCGGCGCGAAGTTTCTGGCCAGAGGCGGGCGCAGCGAGGCGATGGAAGGGCGCAAGACGCCGCAGCGCAGCGTGGTGATCGAGTTCGAGAGCTATGAGAAGGCTGTGGCGTGCTACCACTCTGCGGCGTACCAGGAAGCGAAAAGTTATCGCGAAGAATGGGCGAAGGCAGACATCATCATCGTCGAAGGCATCGCCCCACTCTGA
- a CDS encoding DUF6124 family protein yields the protein MFKITPNPPDTGPIPHDPALDPQKVKEATDRALDYYLRPEALGAPPSSPPFRPVYLVDPTLDEETLLVEACESLSYAHSMAGNIANSIGGPERKPLLALQQVIMLNELLVNRLLDKLRVPQ from the coding sequence ATGTTCAAAATCACACCCAATCCTCCAGACACCGGTCCAATCCCTCACGACCCCGCGCTTGACCCGCAAAAGGTCAAAGAAGCCACCGACCGCGCCCTCGACTATTACCTGCGACCCGAAGCACTGGGCGCTCCACCAAGCTCGCCCCCGTTTCGCCCGGTCTATCTGGTCGACCCCACGCTGGATGAAGAAACCCTCCTGGTCGAAGCCTGTGAGTCGCTTTCCTACGCCCACTCCATGGCCGGTAACATCGCCAACTCGATAGGCGGCCCGGAGCGCAAACCGCTGCTGGCGCTGCAACAGGTGATCATGCTCAACGAGCTGTTGGTCAACCGACTGCTGGACAAGCTGCGCGTACCGCAATAA